In Apis cerana isolate GH-2021 linkage group LG6, AcerK_1.0, whole genome shotgun sequence, the following are encoded in one genomic region:
- the LOC108001608 gene encoding protein inscuteable homolog isoform X1: MSAFKRHQSKVFWNHMASQDLESLDPFASKNDFTKIKQNITHNFEIDKEEEHSSSINDTSDTIDSENITAIRVCPKENNEQYSMTTIHEENIMIQTATIDTKIKNKEDENNVGLVNRSCSPLSQDLRSLDSGFSDSERSNCSELYENETPRRRRRRKRVKDRRHKIHSRNGVVWLEDETIPNPTYTSTPKNSRILPRNTTIFNAHVEKGISRTQRTEDNQVDTSKIPSVSLEDECLGDFLYATEPPEDVATPRSANSSIAINFSETEPAYKSVLHSRNYRQSSSIRTWLSDLAMETDNECSNTLQSKALPRRKYREFLDEKGEMIDLKNLSSLATAAANKLLIRAEQFDQHYQYIFDKVSHLESDRLEQQFLRAIEDDAFSLLSELGAPSPRRIHQNSLKEILSQLENMKNFVDSAVNTRLDFYIERVVRGLEEAPKDDTTLTRGALAALTALGLAGPRAGSSITRCLGIRALLTSVITTGKTSIDFVAASLRALASVCSSAMAINQFVKDGGPEILIDLLVTDNTSEKEKMEATALLVQITAPWVNGVGLPYLESFAKDLIPSLNCLVENTNCGQTLLLVAAAFNHLSKSKKYALVILEQETVKKLLKTVKKSAGRNVWLMEQVAALISELARIPEARIYLAKVRASIALVSFLRMRPPGLEDAYRRLEITAAAALTRLCVDPEIARQVVAVGGADCLPSYRVEDLLTEDENQIEAGLLKYTKSLRKACRKAAKQIDIAKASDSSTLN; this comes from the exons ATGAGTGCATTCAAGAGACATCAAAGCAAAGTGTTCTGGAATCACATGGCGTCTCAGGATTTAGAAAGTTTGGATCCTTTTGCCTCGAAAAACGATTTCActaaaatcaaacaaaatatcacacataattttgaaatagacAAAGAGGAAGAACATTCATCCAGCATCAACGATACCAGCGATACGATCGATAGTGAAAATATAACGGCTATTCGCGTTTGTCCAAAGGAGAACAATGAACAATATTCTATGACAACGATtcatgaagaaaatataatgattcagac agcTACGATAGatacaaagattaaaaataaagaagacgAGAATAATGTCGGTTTGGTAAATAGATCATGCAGTCCTTTGAGTCAAGATCTTCGAAGCTTGGATTCTGGTTTTTCTGATTCCGAACGATCGAATTGTTCTGAACTCTATGAGAACGAAACACCAAGGCGTCGAAGAAGACGGAAACGAGTTAAAGATCGACGACATAAAATACATTCAAGAAATGGTGTTGTTTGGTTAGAAGATGAAACTATTCCAAATCCAACATATACTTCTACACCTAAGAACTCCCGAATTTTACCTCGAAATACAACGATCTTCAACGCACATGTAGAAAAAGGAATATCAAGAACACAAAg aacaGAAGATAATCAAGTAGATACGTCAAAAATTCCTTCTGTTTCCTTGGAAGATGAATGTCTCGGTGATTTCTTATATGCAACTGAACCACCGGAAGATGTGGCTACACCAAGAAGCGCAAATTCATCGATAGCAATTAACTTTTCAGAAACGGAACCAGCTTATAAATCTGTGTTACATTCTAGAAATTATAGACAATCCTCATCAATAAGAACATGGTTGAGTGATCTTGCAATGGAAACAGACAATGAATGTAGCAATACTCTTCAGAGCAAAGCTTTGCCACGACGAAAGTATCGCGAGTTTTTGGATGAAAAAGGTGAAATGATtgatttgaagaatttatcaTCTTTAGCTACGGCAGCTGCAAACAAATTACTTATTAGAGCTGAACAATTTGATCaacattatcaatatatttttga caAAGTTTCACATTTAGAAAGTGATAGATTAGAACAACAATTTCTACGTGCCATAGAAGATGACGCTTTTTCCCTGCTTTCGGAATTGGGTGCACCATCCCCACGTAGAATTCATCAAAACagcttaaaagaaatattatcgcaattagaaaatatgaagaattttGTTGACAGTGCTGTAAATACTCgcttagatttttatatcgaa AGAGTAGTCAGAGGACTGGAAGAAGCACCGAAAGATGATACTACATTAACTAGAGGTGCTTTAGCAGCTTTAACTGCTTTAGGTTTAGCAGGACCTCGAGCAGGAAGTAGTATTACAAGATGTTTAGGTATTAGAGCACTTTTGACATCTGTAATCACTACTGGAAAAACATCAATAGATTTCGTCGCAGCTTCTTTACGAGCATTAGCGAGTGTATGTAGTTCCGCCATGGcaataaatcaatttgttAAAGATGGTGGTCCAGAAATATTGATAGACCTATTAGTCACAGATAATACaagtgagaaagaaaaaatggaagcGACAGCATTACTTGTGCAGATTACTGCACCTTGGGTTAATGGTGTAGGTTTACCTTATTTGGAATCTTTTGCAAAAGATTTAATACCATCCTTAAATTGTCTAGTCGAAAATACCAATTGTGGACAGACTTTGTTGTTAGTTGCAGCTGCATTCAATCACTTGTCCAAATCCAAAAAATATGCTCTTGTGATATTAGAACAAGAAAcagttaaaaaattgttaaaaactgTGAAAAAATCAGCTGGAAGAAATGTTTGGTTAATGGAACAAGTAGCAGCTCTTATCAGTGAGCTAGCGCGTATACCTGAAGCTCGAATATATTTAGCAAAAGTTCGTGCCTCTATTGCATTAGTTTCTTTTCTTAGAATGCGACCTCCTGGCTTGGAGGATGCATACAGACGATTAGAAATTACTGCCGCCGCAGCACTTACAAGACTCTGTGTGGATCCAGAGATTGCAAGACAAGTAGTTGCTGTTGGAGGTGCAGATTGTCTTCCATCATACAGAGTTGAAGATCTTTTAACTGAAGatgaaaatcaaattgaagctggattattaaaatatacaaaatcctTAAGAAAGGCATGTAGGAAAGCCGCAAAACAAATTGATATTGCAAAGGCCAGTGATTCTAGtactttgaattaa
- the LOC108001608 gene encoding protein inscuteable homolog isoform X2, giving the protein MLDKLSIVSMFKCYPLFCCRATIDTKIKNKEDENNVGLVNRSCSPLSQDLRSLDSGFSDSERSNCSELYENETPRRRRRRKRVKDRRHKIHSRNGVVWLEDETIPNPTYTSTPKNSRILPRNTTIFNAHVEKGISRTQRTEDNQVDTSKIPSVSLEDECLGDFLYATEPPEDVATPRSANSSIAINFSETEPAYKSVLHSRNYRQSSSIRTWLSDLAMETDNECSNTLQSKALPRRKYREFLDEKGEMIDLKNLSSLATAAANKLLIRAEQFDQHYQYIFDKVSHLESDRLEQQFLRAIEDDAFSLLSELGAPSPRRIHQNSLKEILSQLENMKNFVDSAVNTRLDFYIERVVRGLEEAPKDDTTLTRGALAALTALGLAGPRAGSSITRCLGIRALLTSVITTGKTSIDFVAASLRALASVCSSAMAINQFVKDGGPEILIDLLVTDNTSEKEKMEATALLVQITAPWVNGVGLPYLESFAKDLIPSLNCLVENTNCGQTLLLVAAAFNHLSKSKKYALVILEQETVKKLLKTVKKSAGRNVWLMEQVAALISELARIPEARIYLAKVRASIALVSFLRMRPPGLEDAYRRLEITAAAALTRLCVDPEIARQVVAVGGADCLPSYRVEDLLTEDENQIEAGLLKYTKSLRKACRKAAKQIDIAKASDSSTLN; this is encoded by the exons ATGCTTGATAAGTTGAGCATTGTTTCCATGTTTAAGTGTTATCCTTTGTTCTGTTGTAg agcTACGATAGatacaaagattaaaaataaagaagacgAGAATAATGTCGGTTTGGTAAATAGATCATGCAGTCCTTTGAGTCAAGATCTTCGAAGCTTGGATTCTGGTTTTTCTGATTCCGAACGATCGAATTGTTCTGAACTCTATGAGAACGAAACACCAAGGCGTCGAAGAAGACGGAAACGAGTTAAAGATCGACGACATAAAATACATTCAAGAAATGGTGTTGTTTGGTTAGAAGATGAAACTATTCCAAATCCAACATATACTTCTACACCTAAGAACTCCCGAATTTTACCTCGAAATACAACGATCTTCAACGCACATGTAGAAAAAGGAATATCAAGAACACAAAg aacaGAAGATAATCAAGTAGATACGTCAAAAATTCCTTCTGTTTCCTTGGAAGATGAATGTCTCGGTGATTTCTTATATGCAACTGAACCACCGGAAGATGTGGCTACACCAAGAAGCGCAAATTCATCGATAGCAATTAACTTTTCAGAAACGGAACCAGCTTATAAATCTGTGTTACATTCTAGAAATTATAGACAATCCTCATCAATAAGAACATGGTTGAGTGATCTTGCAATGGAAACAGACAATGAATGTAGCAATACTCTTCAGAGCAAAGCTTTGCCACGACGAAAGTATCGCGAGTTTTTGGATGAAAAAGGTGAAATGATtgatttgaagaatttatcaTCTTTAGCTACGGCAGCTGCAAACAAATTACTTATTAGAGCTGAACAATTTGATCaacattatcaatatatttttga caAAGTTTCACATTTAGAAAGTGATAGATTAGAACAACAATTTCTACGTGCCATAGAAGATGACGCTTTTTCCCTGCTTTCGGAATTGGGTGCACCATCCCCACGTAGAATTCATCAAAACagcttaaaagaaatattatcgcaattagaaaatatgaagaattttGTTGACAGTGCTGTAAATACTCgcttagatttttatatcgaa AGAGTAGTCAGAGGACTGGAAGAAGCACCGAAAGATGATACTACATTAACTAGAGGTGCTTTAGCAGCTTTAACTGCTTTAGGTTTAGCAGGACCTCGAGCAGGAAGTAGTATTACAAGATGTTTAGGTATTAGAGCACTTTTGACATCTGTAATCACTACTGGAAAAACATCAATAGATTTCGTCGCAGCTTCTTTACGAGCATTAGCGAGTGTATGTAGTTCCGCCATGGcaataaatcaatttgttAAAGATGGTGGTCCAGAAATATTGATAGACCTATTAGTCACAGATAATACaagtgagaaagaaaaaatggaagcGACAGCATTACTTGTGCAGATTACTGCACCTTGGGTTAATGGTGTAGGTTTACCTTATTTGGAATCTTTTGCAAAAGATTTAATACCATCCTTAAATTGTCTAGTCGAAAATACCAATTGTGGACAGACTTTGTTGTTAGTTGCAGCTGCATTCAATCACTTGTCCAAATCCAAAAAATATGCTCTTGTGATATTAGAACAAGAAAcagttaaaaaattgttaaaaactgTGAAAAAATCAGCTGGAAGAAATGTTTGGTTAATGGAACAAGTAGCAGCTCTTATCAGTGAGCTAGCGCGTATACCTGAAGCTCGAATATATTTAGCAAAAGTTCGTGCCTCTATTGCATTAGTTTCTTTTCTTAGAATGCGACCTCCTGGCTTGGAGGATGCATACAGACGATTAGAAATTACTGCCGCCGCAGCACTTACAAGACTCTGTGTGGATCCAGAGATTGCAAGACAAGTAGTTGCTGTTGGAGGTGCAGATTGTCTTCCATCATACAGAGTTGAAGATCTTTTAACTGAAGatgaaaatcaaattgaagctggattattaaaatatacaaaatcctTAAGAAAGGCATGTAGGAAAGCCGCAAAACAAATTGATATTGCAAAGGCCAGTGATTCTAGtactttgaattaa
- the LOC108001646 gene encoding MIT domain-containing protein 1, whose product MESAAASILKRAVEMDSNKQYTMALVLYQEGIQILLDSKKETTDPAKQKYFAIKASEYLDRAEKIKILIEKEKATGTYRELIKIETDSIGHGYGTVFGRFLDATVTYINIEDPYIRAFHQCQNFVRLCELAVRKCHALSKISLVTTLDPDDKKNQIARLNELKQSLSSHLISFEFKFSDTLHDRQIILSNGWIIKIGRGLDYFKAPNGKFVLGACDLELRPCSETTIDIFHKSQVNNDQKMI is encoded by the exons ATGGAAAGCGCGGCAGCTTCAATATTAAAACGAGCAGTAGAAATGGATAGcaataaacaatatacaatGGCCTTAGTATTATATCAAGAAGGTATACAAATATTACTTGATTCCAAAAAAG aaacaaCAGATCCAGCTAAGCAAAAGTATTTTGCTATCAAGGCATCAGAATATTTGGATAGagcagaaaaaataaaaattttaattgaaaaggaaaaggcAACTGGTACATatagagaattaattaaaattgaaactgaTAGCATAGGACATGGCTATGGTACTGTTTTTGGAAGATTTTTAGATGCAAcagttacatatattaatattgaagatCCTTATATAAGAGCATTTCATCag tgTCAAAATTTTGTAAGATTATGTGAATTAGCCGTGAGGAAATGTCATgcattatctaaaatatctttagTTACAACTCTTGATCCAgatgataagaaaaatcaGATAGCAAgattaaatgaattgaaacAAAGTTTATCATCTcatcttatttcttttgaatttaaattttctgataCTTTACATGATAGACAAATTAT actTAGCAATGGctggataattaaaattggtcGTGGATTGGATTATTTTAAAGCACCTAatggaaaatttgtattaggtGCTTGTGATCTTGAACTAAGACCTTGTTCAGAAACAActatagatatatttcataaaagtcaagtaaataatgatcaaaaaatgatttaa
- the LOC108001627 gene encoding STAGA complex 65 subunit gamma isoform X2 yields the protein MKSIKNSGIGSLWGELPARETLKQEVITPDIIENVWRQVMEESNNSDCDFQIDKQSEYIQLPMGNLHVLNTINLHQQLRIMEEGMVLGNMTTIETHDLQEEKETQNSFHNLSIQKERNVFKEISTIHYLTPETSRYILKHAVIILLAHIGFEKSSNIAIETLTDIAGHFLRRMTLLMKAAYEQKDHGFPDMLERVLLETGIGGICALHDYYQEYILKFEENMKKKVEAMMEKQRIVLDEAANKLQFEELDEFGNVYREVPTLQLLDPDMGFPPSLDAGFQMLYNLEQDELNNLEVEEEEVNVSDSPSTGQRSDISNDKKKS from the exons ATGAAgtctattaaaaatagtggAATTGGTTCTTTATGGGGAGAATTACCTGCAAGAGAAACTCTAAAACAAGAAGTAATAACTCCAGATATCATAGAAAATGTTTGGAGACAAGTTATGGAAGAATCAAATAATTCTGATTGTGATTTCCAAATAGACAAGCAATCTGAATATATTCa attaccTATGGGAAATCTTCATGtattaaatactataaatcTTCATCAACAATTAAGAATAatg GAAGAAGGAATGGTATTAGGAAATATGACAACAATTGAAACACATGATttacaagaagaaaaagaaacacaaaattcatttcataatttatcaatacaaaaagaaag aaatgtatttaaagaaatctCTACAATACATTATCTTACACCAGAAACATCTCGTTATATATTGAAGCATGcagttattattcttttagcACATATTggatttgaaaaatcttcaaatatagCTATAGAAACACTTACAGATATTGCTGGtcattttttaagaagaatgaCGCTTTTAATGAAAGCAGCATATGAACAAAAAGATCATGGATTTcca GATATGTTAGAAAGAGTTTTATTGGAAACAGGAATTGGCGGTATATGTGCTCTTCATGACTACtatcaagaatatatattaaaatttgaagaaaatatgaaaaaaaaagttgaagcaATGATGGAAAAACAGAG gATTGTTTTAGATGAAGCAGctaataaattgcaatttgaAGAACTTGATGAATTTGGTAATGTTTATCGAGAAGTTCCAACTCTTCAATTGTTAGATCCTGATATGGGTTTTCCTCCTAGTCTTGATGCTGGTTTCCAAATGCTATATAATCTTGAACAAGATGa attaaataatttggaagtagaagaagaagaagtaaatGTAAGTGATTCTCCAAGTACTGGACAACGATCTGATatatcaaatgataaaaaaaaatcttaa
- the LOC108001627 gene encoding uncharacterized protein LOC108001627 isoform X1: MKSIKNSGIGSLWGELPARETLKQEVITPDIIENVWRQVMEESNNSDCDFQIDKQSEYIQLPMGNLHVLNTINLHQQLRIMEEGMVLGNMTTIETHDLQEEKETQNSFHNLSIQKERNVFKEISTIHYLTPETSRYILKHAVIILLAHIGFEKSSNIAIETLTDIAGHFLRRMTLLMKAAYEQKDHGFPDMLERVLLETGIGGICALHDYYQEYILKFEENMKKKVEAMMEKQRQLELNAYSSKIVLDEAANKLQFEELDEFGNVYREVPTLQLLDPDMGFPPSLDAGFQMLYNLEQDELNNLEVEEEEVNVSDSPSTGQRSDISNDKKKS; this comes from the exons ATGAAgtctattaaaaatagtggAATTGGTTCTTTATGGGGAGAATTACCTGCAAGAGAAACTCTAAAACAAGAAGTAATAACTCCAGATATCATAGAAAATGTTTGGAGACAAGTTATGGAAGAATCAAATAATTCTGATTGTGATTTCCAAATAGACAAGCAATCTGAATATATTCa attaccTATGGGAAATCTTCATGtattaaatactataaatcTTCATCAACAATTAAGAATAatg GAAGAAGGAATGGTATTAGGAAATATGACAACAATTGAAACACATGATttacaagaagaaaaagaaacacaaaattcatttcataatttatcaatacaaaaagaaag aaatgtatttaaagaaatctCTACAATACATTATCTTACACCAGAAACATCTCGTTATATATTGAAGCATGcagttattattcttttagcACATATTggatttgaaaaatcttcaaatatagCTATAGAAACACTTACAGATATTGCTGGtcattttttaagaagaatgaCGCTTTTAATGAAAGCAGCATATGAACAAAAAGATCATGGATTTcca GATATGTTAGAAAGAGTTTTATTGGAAACAGGAATTGGCGGTATATGTGCTCTTCATGACTACtatcaagaatatatattaaaatttgaagaaaatatgaaaaaaaaagttgaagcaATGATGGAAAAACAGAGGCAACTTGAACTTAATGCTTATAGTTCTAA gATTGTTTTAGATGAAGCAGctaataaattgcaatttgaAGAACTTGATGAATTTGGTAATGTTTATCGAGAAGTTCCAACTCTTCAATTGTTAGATCCTGATATGGGTTTTCCTCCTAGTCTTGATGCTGGTTTCCAAATGCTATATAATCTTGAACAAGATGa attaaataatttggaagtagaagaagaagaagtaaatGTAAGTGATTCTCCAAGTACTGGACAACGATCTGATatatcaaatgataaaaaaaaatcttaa
- the LOC108001627 gene encoding uncharacterized protein LOC108001627 isoform X3: MGNLHVLNTINLHQQLRIMEEGMVLGNMTTIETHDLQEEKETQNSFHNLSIQKERNVFKEISTIHYLTPETSRYILKHAVIILLAHIGFEKSSNIAIETLTDIAGHFLRRMTLLMKAAYEQKDHGFPDMLERVLLETGIGGICALHDYYQEYILKFEENMKKKVEAMMEKQRQLELNAYSSKIVLDEAANKLQFEELDEFGNVYREVPTLQLLDPDMGFPPSLDAGFQMLYNLEQDELNNLEVEEEEVNVSDSPSTGQRSDISNDKKKS; this comes from the exons ATGGGAAATCTTCATGtattaaatactataaatcTTCATCAACAATTAAGAATAatg GAAGAAGGAATGGTATTAGGAAATATGACAACAATTGAAACACATGATttacaagaagaaaaagaaacacaaaattcatttcataatttatcaatacaaaaagaaag aaatgtatttaaagaaatctCTACAATACATTATCTTACACCAGAAACATCTCGTTATATATTGAAGCATGcagttattattcttttagcACATATTggatttgaaaaatcttcaaatatagCTATAGAAACACTTACAGATATTGCTGGtcattttttaagaagaatgaCGCTTTTAATGAAAGCAGCATATGAACAAAAAGATCATGGATTTcca GATATGTTAGAAAGAGTTTTATTGGAAACAGGAATTGGCGGTATATGTGCTCTTCATGACTACtatcaagaatatatattaaaatttgaagaaaatatgaaaaaaaaagttgaagcaATGATGGAAAAACAGAGGCAACTTGAACTTAATGCTTATAGTTCTAA gATTGTTTTAGATGAAGCAGctaataaattgcaatttgaAGAACTTGATGAATTTGGTAATGTTTATCGAGAAGTTCCAACTCTTCAATTGTTAGATCCTGATATGGGTTTTCCTCCTAGTCTTGATGCTGGTTTCCAAATGCTATATAATCTTGAACAAGATGa attaaataatttggaagtagaagaagaagaagtaaatGTAAGTGATTCTCCAAGTACTGGACAACGATCTGATatatcaaatgataaaaaaaaatcttaa